A genomic region of Fusarium falciforme chromosome 4, complete sequence contains the following coding sequences:
- a CDS encoding Homeobox domain-containing protein, with protein sequence MENMGSYHQPQWSGWGYHGAANQYPRYSQQLPSYAAYLPESMELYNAHQGHLLHHHQMSRTTETKPRLSKEEVEILEAEFQKNHKPNSSTKKALAESMRVDNARINNWFQNRRAREKKEKNIREYAAKQKMEKEKAANEAGVCSDDERRCDRVVSSAPFPVQLAVKAGPTDLSTPEQDSETDASPSDFGASSPLGVSAKATPEPVSASSYGQYPQLIVPNEEDEPTPCLPQQCFPVPSRLSASPVQEQYLYTNSSLAVNEAAQPMAPLKPSPAMDIASRRNRRPPQLAINASRSYSACAPRTGMDMGRRADIGNSIRRVASATGVGRISKPSGGPRSPYFDRNPDMLLQLNRSPNFTGATTIAPPTPNTPVVTTQQGLCEATPSSTVAYEEKYPMDLALHDPTLRTPPTTPGVMDNLYNTDSAYEVAVSDEPLVTPGLGGFPNDFDMPGASGQVPNYLSNNCSSQPQTPSYGAQMGPAYFGYAGGNAEYNWSDDASASAHSSPGQQNVQFMNMTPSSFT encoded by the exons ATGGAGAACATGGGCTCCTACCATCAGCCCCAATGGTCTGGCTGGGGCTACCACGGTGCCGCCAACCAATACCCCAGATATTCTCAACAGCTGCCCAGTTATGCCGCTTACCTCCCGGAGTCGATGGAGCTGTACAATGCCCACCAAGGTCacctcctccatcatcaccagatGTCTAGGACAACTGAGACAAAGCCTCGCCTCTCcaaggaagaggttgagatcctcgaggccgagttcCAGAAGAACCACAAGCCCAACAGCAGCACCAAGAAGGCCCTGGCCGAGTCCATGAGAGTCGACAATGCCCGCATCAAC AACTGGTTCCAGAATCGGCGAGCACgggaaaagaaggagaagaacatcCGTGAATATGCTGCCAagcagaagatggagaaggagaaggctgcCAACGAAGCAGGTGTCTGCTCTGACGATGAACGGCGGTGCGATCGAGTTGTCTCGAGCGCCCCCTTCCCCGTGCAACttgctgtcaaggctggACCTACAGACCTGTCCACACCAGAGCAGGATAGCGAGACCGATGCCAGTCCGTCGGATTTCGGTGCTAGCTCGCCCCTGGGTGTTTCGGCCAAGGCGACTCCCGAACCTGTCTCGGCCTCTAGCTATGGTCAGTATCCTCAACTGATTGTGCCtaacgaggaggatgagcccACCCCTTGCTTGCCACAGCAGTGTTTCCCCGTCCCAAGCAGACTATCTGCATCTCCCGTGCAGGAGCAGTATCTGTATACCAACAGCAGTCTTGCCGTCAACGAGGCAGCCCAGCCCATGGCGCCGCTGAAGCCGTCACCCGCCATGGACATTGCTTCTCGACGAAACCGACGACCCCCTCAGCTTGCTATCAATGCTTCTCGCAGCTACTCGGCATGTGCCCCTAGAACTGGGATGGACATGGGAAGAAGGGCAGACATCGGTAACTCTATTCGTCGTGTTGCTTCGGCCACAGGAGTTGGTCGCATCAGCAAGCCCTCAGGTGGACCTCGAAGCCCATACTTTGACCGCAACCCCGACATGCTCCTGCAGCTCAACCGCTCTCCCAACTTCACAGGGGCCACAACGATCGCACCGCCCACTCCCAACACACCTGTTGTCACAACTCAGCAAGGATTGTGCGAGGCCACTCCCTCTAGCACGGTGGCATACGAGGAGAAGTATCCGATGGATCTCGCCCTTCACGACCCAACTCTTCGAACACCGCCCACCACACCTGGCGTCATGGACAACCTCTACAACACCGACTCAGCATACGAAGTTGCAGTATCAGACGAGCCCCTGGTGACTCCTGGACTGGGTGGTTTCCCCAACGACTTTGACATGCCCGGAGCATCAGGCCAAGTGCCCAACTACCTTTCCAACAATTGTTCTAGTCAGCCTCAGACACCTTCCTATGGTGCCCAGATGGGACCCGCCTACTTTGGCTACGCTGGTGGCAACGCCGAGTACAACTGGTCCGACGATGCTTCTGCCTCGGCACACTCATCGCCAGGCCAGCAGAATGTGCAGTTCATGAACATGACGCCATCGAGCTTCACATAA